The Helianthus annuus cultivar XRQ/B chromosome 15, HanXRQr2.0-SUNRISE, whole genome shotgun sequence genomic sequence CACAGTACGGTTACAGTTTTGtgctcttcatcatcttcatatcATATAAACATCAAATCCAATTTCAACAAGAGTGATCTCTGTCTAATCCGATAAATCATTGCGTGTAACCCGCAAATAGGTTTATCTGATAGTTCTCATACGATTCAGAGATTAATCCAGGTTTTAATCATAACTTTGCAATTTCAATTCGGGTTCCAGGTTTGTTAATTTCTTTGAAACTACTTGTTCTAGACCAATTATAcaacaattagaagccttataAAGGTTCAAGTTTACACTCGTTTAGATATTGCTCACATTGATGAACATTAGATCACTCTAGATTATTGTGAAGCatcttacaatatctttaaaaaacgAGAAAGACTATAAGAAGAGGTTGATTATTCTTACCTTGATTTTATGATGTTCAAAAGAAACTAAAAGTCAATTTGGGGTAATCCTTACGTTTGCAGACAAatctatctcatggaggagttaTAAGAAACTGTTAACGACAACCTAAATTATAATGacataatatgttgttaattaacaacgcaattatcactaaatgttgttgaaatTTTATCAGTAGACTCATAAACctattaactccatataaatactattttgaagacttactgtgaaaagtcagctaccttatttcctcgaacagtaacagttcgagaggtgctgcattaaacttcgatgcaaaattattgttcgtttatgaacaagaagaggaaCCTAAATActtgtatcgaatacatttacattcatgatatgcttgcggatccgctaactaaggtctacacccgaagtctttttaagagctcataataaagacgggttttactaaaggctttacataatagcatatcgtacatatgaatgattaattattattttttcctcaattacacaatttgtttgtctataaatacgtatGTGCACCTGATGACGTATAGACAAtaattatacaaattaatttcAAATGGATTACTTCAGTCATTTTGGTCTTACATTTACGTATGTTTGGATTTGGAGTTTtaacatgattaatgggggtcttaAGTTGACAGTAACTCAATGGCTGTATTTTTCTGTtgcaatttcaatttgaaacattgattaatgttttaacttggccaaacttacttatacttatcacaaatgatcactcggctaagtgggagaatgttagaaataacccgttgatgtggccttacggatcatttggtaacactaccaatatgacataactagtccccgacaattacttgatggtagtaattgtaaatATTGATTAGTTcaaggggcaattatgatttccctttaggtaccatTAATGGAGAATACATAGAGTTTTTATAACGGATCACTATTCATGACCATTATTCATTGATCCATTATATATTGATGATAAGTGGTGATCAAAGACTCAAGTAGAACACCAATACAAAAattctctctaaggtgatccatcaacccaaggtaccataacgggaatcatgaccttatcttcgtcttcaaagatgaccactcccacaagtaagtgtctctaacttggtatctatatttacgttatgattgaataaacatgattaggttctatattttgacccatgtttatagatataatcaaAAAAAATTACCAAAGCAGTATTATTTCAGTTCAACTATTGCTAAAGAAGCTGATTGGAAGCAATGGTGACAAACATACAACTGCTTAGGCTAACTATTGTGAAGGAGATATTGTTCAGTAGCAAAATACACATCCGTAGCATAAATGGCCTCCAACTACAAAGCACAGTTGTGGCAAACTAATGATCAGTAGCAAACACTTGCCACTATGAATTTGAGTAGTAGCAAAATTAAAAGTCATCAGCACATGGAAATAAGATCCATGGGTATCTAAAATGGGTGTTACACAAATCAAATGGACAGAAGTTTCTGGCCCAATGTCAACCTATTGataattcttcttcttcttctattgCTACATTCTTATGATCCATCTATGATTATTTGTTCATTTCATACACAAACACCCATCTTTATACTCTGATGATCAATATAATGATTCAAACTGGTTATAGTGGTTGTTCTAACATTTTTAATCATCATTATTAGAAATAATACACTTTGGCAAGAATGCCCCAACTATTGTGTTAAAAAATGAAGACTATTATTCCTTGAGTCGTTGAGTTTATAAAAGCATTCACTTTCTCATTATTATAGTCCTAACTTATATCAACATTATATATATCCATACCCATATGGTTACTTTAAAACTCTTATGGACTTATAATTTTTCATCGGCTAAAATGACAAAATGTAGTTAACCAAATCCTCAAGTGATGAATATGATGAACCACCTTTCTTTAGACAAAAGTTTACTTTTCCTTTGATATTTACAATTTTGTTTCTAAATTCTAACCCTTCCTCATCTGCCATAACTTTCTTTATTGCACTTTGAATCTCTCCCCTTTCAAAACCATTTTCCAACTTCACACCAATCTTCCATACATCACTTACATATCTTGCATTTAGGAGTTGATCACCAAAAGATGGAGAACAAATCATTGGAACCCCTTCACAAATACTTTCAAGGGTCGAATTCCACCCGCTATGAGTCCAGAAACCACCTGTTGCAGGATGAGCTAATACGTCTTGCTGTGGAGCCCATTTAACAATATATCCTCTTCCTTCTACGATTCTCTCCAAAAACCCATCTGGTAAACATTCGAGCCACTCTGACCCTTCCACGGACCCTGGTCTGACCACCCATAAAAATGGTTGCTTGCTATTAGCCAAACCCCATGCAATTTCCAAAAACTGTGATTCCTCAACCCTAACTAGACTACCAAAACTAACATATAACACGGAGTTGGGTGGGTGTTTGTCTAACCATGAAAGAGATTCTTGGTCTTGTGTTAGGAGGCTACTTGATGATGCTGGAAAAAACTTGTGAAATGGTCCTATTAGGAAGTGTGGGTTTGGGAAATCTTGGCTAAGAGCTTCAAGTTCATGTTCTTCTAGTTCTTTGAATGTGTTCCATATTAGTGCTCGTGCTTGCTTGATTCCTTTAACCGTGAGTTCTAAGATCTTGTATTTACCTTCAGGATCATTAGGAAGGAACTTTGGCAAGTCTTTATCTTTGAGTGGTTCAAGCCTAGAAACTGATGCTTCTGACTTAACTTCTACAAATAGAATACATTTAAAATGTTATAACAAATCTctaatattgttttattatttaatacattTTTAATTAGTGTAATGAAAACATCTATATATCATGTAATTGTGATTCTCACCTTCTAAAGGGATACATAGTTCGAAAAACTTAGGTAAATTGGTAAATCCAAAATGATTATCAAGCAAATGTTATAAATGTGATACTATGGGTATGTATTAAATTACTGGATTATGGGCACTCGTGTTAAAATTAAATTGTTGGATTATGAGCACTAGTATTATAACTGAGTTCTCGTTTTGTTAATAATCAtattttatatctattttgagATTATACATTGTTTTGAAGTGTAAGTGTAACGACTATGTCCGGTGTTCGGGAAAGTAATGAACACAACAATTTGATGTCAACATCCAAAAGTTTTTGTATGTTTGTACTAATATAGTTTTTGGTTAAAAAAATAGTCACCTACAAATTATGCTTTTATACTCAGGTAATTTGGTACACAATAGTAAAACTGTTTTGTATTTGGTATATTTTTATTCAAAGTAAATCACAGGTTATTCTGGTTAGGGGtttgcaaaaaaccgaattaaccgaaccataaccgaattaaccgacaaaactgaaccgaaaaaaccaaaccaaataaaaaaccggtgggtcggttaatgattcttttgaaaaccaaaagtagcgggtcggttatggttatcattttttccatacccaccataaccgaaacgaaccgacatgtaataaatctttgtaggattttggacttttcaccatatttttattatttgatgcTTTTAactgaagatttttagtacttgtcggtttttcatatcattttgtggttttggttgaatgtttatttgaatttatggaatgtatcatatcactttatttgaatattcgataacaattggtattaatattatagattatatgtattttttaatactatgtaattttctgatatatacaaatatgcaataacaatttattccatgttaaaaaaaaattaagctatttttagctaagctaaatacacggttaaccacccataaccgacccgctataaccatcaaaaccgaataaccataaccaccataaccgatcggttatggttatggttatccaataaccgacatcgcggttatggttatggtttttggtcaaaaccgacccaaaccgacccatgcacatcCCTAATTCTGGTTATTTGGTTCTGAATTTTCTTtatatagtttataaaattacGAATATACCCCCAACTATCTATTTTGCTTTCATAAATGGTCCCGGGTCAGGTAGCATTACTATTTTATCACTTTTAAAATTAAACTTTAGAGTATCTTATGACTTAAACACATTTTTAGAAAAGAAGTATAATGCAACTCAATACAATCCGTTTAGCTAAATGCATTTATAGTTCTAACTAAAACTAACCCATACCTGAAGATTAAACTCAAACCGAGACTGACCACAACCCTTTACACTTTAGGGTGAACGGGGCGTAAGAGTGGAGTGAAATCGGTGACCCCATTCACCTaaggggaacaccgccgccatcccttaGGTGAGTGGGTGAGGGGAGTGAAATGGGTGGAGGTTCACCgaagagaggagaggagagagggaGAAGGAAGGTGGGGCCAATCTAATTTCCAACCAATCaaaccttttcttttctttttttttttttttgaataaaaaaataaggggagttaagaggggagtgccgccatcaatttagggtgttaggggagtttaagaggggagttgacgtggcacacgagtattggttgggcgtaagagagggaactcacctattaggtgagcacccccttcacccttataCTAAAACAAAGCCCCTCAACTCCCGTGTTAGATTCCTTACATGTTTTCATGTCGCGTCAGAAATTATATTACCGCATCAGGGTTGATCTAAATGCAACCCCCACCCACCCAATTTTACTAGAACTATTCATAATACCTAATCAATAACATCCAAGATAAATAGGAAGTTAGACAAGTAACCAAACCTTCATCACATCCCCGGACAGAACCCTTGTCACGTAAGAGCACAGGAGCCACAAACGAACGAAAAGACGAAATATTACTAGTCCGGTGAACAATCCTCGGAAGTATCAAGTCATCAGCCACACTCTGTGTACCAAACCAATGAACATCTGTGATCAAGCATGCAACTCCATCCTCCTCCAACATCAACCGGTTCAAACATACTCGAATCGGGTCCACGAGATCAGCGTTGATGTAGTTCAACAAACGTAAGATGTTTTTCAGGTCGATGAGGGAGTGTAACTCATCACCGGTACCGGGAATGGGTAGAAACGTGAAGTGAGGGTAGTTGGTGGGATTAGGGGAGTTAAAAAGAGTATGGAGGATGGTGATTGAAAAGCCTTTGGAGTGAAGTATGTTTGCCAGTTGAAGCATAGGGCTTACGTGGCCTTGGTAGGGTAACGGTAAGAATACCAACCGGTGGCCGTTGCTAGGTTTTCCGGCGGTGGTGGTGTCCATTGGGTTATGAGGATGAGTTTGATGTGTGGGATTGGATTGGTTGCAAGTTGTTGTAGAATTAAAGTCAATAGTTGATATAATATTTGACATGATTAGTTTAATAATTGATGGACGGCAATGTTTGGAACTTGGAAGTGGTATTTTATTTCTCTAAGTTCAATAGTTatccagaaaaaaaaaaacataatagttTATAGCATCCCAATAGGAtgtttttgttaaaaagatttgaaaattagAATGTGAGGGTGACTAGGATAGAGAATATATAAGAGATAAACATATTTTTTGAGAGGGATGGAAATAAAAAATTTTATTACATATttcattatagcctagtggtattttAGAGGTGAGATAAGTTTTAGAGACCATTTGGTTCTGAGTTCAATTCTCATATGATGTTCctatatttattgggttttctcctgaATATCGGTGTATAAGCATGATTGTTTAGTTAAGCTGAATATGATCAGATGGTTCTGCTAGTGGCACGATAATATTTCAGTGTccatcagtgatccaaatttgacGTTCAAAAAAAATACGTGAGTGGGCAGGAGAGAAGGTGTGTGGGGCAGCTGCTATTTCAAATAATTTATTTACCTCTCTATATAAAATCATCCATACCACACAACCAAACCACAAAAAATTTTACATTTTATATTTACATTCACCAACCATTTTCAATCTTTCACATTCACAATCCAATGGCAAACTCATGGACGGAAGAAGAGACATTGTGTTGACGTTGTTAACCTATGTAGTGGTCCAACACGAACCCATATCTCTTATGAGACGATCCACCTTTTGGAGTCAAGTGCATGGGCTATTTGCAACCTATGTGGGTGGCACGAACCGAACAACAAATCAATTAGATTCACGATTCACCCAGATCCTTTACCATATTTCTAGATTCCATGCCACATTCTTGAATGTGCCAAACCCCAACAACGAGCTCTCAGAGGACGAGTTTATTCAAGTTGCTTGTATGGACTACAAGCACCACTTCGAGGAGGATTTCACCCACGTAGCGGCGTGGCGTATTCTTGCTAACTATGTTTATATTATAAATTTTTAGGTTTTATGATTTTaattttatgtaatgttttaaattttaAGTTTTAATTATGTGTAATGTtataagtttatgtaatgtttttagtttaaattttaattatatGTAATGTTTTAAGTTATTTAATCTTAAATTTTAAGTTTTAAGATTTTAATTTTGAGAATACaattgaaaagaaaaaaattgtGGCTAGGGTAGGCGCCGCCACCATTTACTAGTAAACAGGTACTTGGCGCACCTTTTGAGTTGGCGAATGGTGACTGGTCGAGGCTAGGGTAGTTATCCAAGGGTGCCCCTTCCTCCCTTATAATATGATCCTTAGCTTTAGGGAAACTGCATAAGTTGACTAGAAGTTGCAAATGTTCTTAGTTTGTTAAACAATAACTTGTTTTGAAATGGTGGAAAGCTTAAGGGTATGTTTGATATAAGGTATTGGAATGAACAAACAAATGAAATAGATTATTACAATTgtaatatatgaaaaaaaaataataataataaaaagtatataaaaaaaatctttttaggTGGTGTTAATTAAATATGTTAGAATATAtatgcatgtttttttttttgttgtggtTTGATTCCacgtaaataaaaaaaaatgaaaaggatAAAAGAAATCAAGTAACTCTATCAATCTCTTAATTTTCGCAACTGCCTTATACTTTTCATTATCATATCTTTGGAAACAAATCAAGCGAAGATTTGGGTGGCCATAATCATCACCATCGTTTCTATAAAACCTTTCAAACCCCACCATCGTTCGAAGATTGTTTCGTTAGTTCCGTCACGCCACCACCATTGCCGCACACCTTAGTTCCGTTCCGCACGACCGTCCGAAGCTCTCATTGTGTGTCTCCGGTTATCGGGTCCGTCGTTGTAATTCCCCGATCTCGATCAGGTATAAAGTAATCATCATCTTCGTCGTCTTGTTTTGTTGTTGTACTAATTAAACTCCGGCGACATTGACAGCCACCACACCTCTCACGTTCGATCGATCGCCACCGCTATCGTAGTTTCTTCTCGGCTCTCTGTGACGCAGCCACCATCGTCGCCACTTGAAACCGATCCGACACACCGAGGTTCTGCAGTCCTTGGTTTAGTTTGCGTGACCATCCGAAGAGCGAATCACGTGCTTTCGGTTAGCTCCGTTAGACTATTGAGGTACCTAGTTGAAGCCTTGTTAGTTTAGGATATAGATGCTTATTGTTTTTTTTGTTTACCGGCCGATGGACTAGATGATATAAATGGAGAAGAaggtgatttaaaaaaaataaatatttattaatCATTCTTTTTGTCAAAGTACACCACAATCggaattaatattatgttatTATTTTCTATTACCAATATTCATCCACTGTTGATTTGTTTTATTCAATATCTTGTttctatattatatttttttaaatatataaagcACAGTTGAATTGTCTAATAAATCTGAGTTGGATTATTTTAGTTGTAGTTGTGTTTTATGCAGGTATATGGGAAATTAGTTAACCCGGTTAAATCGTCCAGTATAACCTGGTTCAACCGATGGAACCATTTATAAGCTTAATCCGGTACGGTTGAAATACCggctttcttttcttttttttcttttttttttttaaacattggGTTGATTAATGACTA encodes the following:
- the LOC110912992 gene encoding UDP-glycosyltransferase 76B1; protein product: MSNIISTIDFNSTTTCNQSNPTHQTHPHNPMDTTTAGKPSNGHRLVFLPLPYQGHVSPMLQLANILHSKGFSITILHTLFNSPNPTNYPHFTFLPIPGTGDELHSLIDLKNILRLLNYINADLVDPIRVCLNRLMLEEDGVACLITDVHWFGTQSVADDLILPRIVHRTSNISSFRSFVAPVLLRDKGSVRGCDEEVKSEASVSRLEPLKDKDLPKFLPNDPEGKYKILELTVKGIKQARALIWNTFKELEEHELEALSQDFPNPHFLIGPFHKFFPASSSSLLTQDQESLSWLDKHPPNSVLYVSFGSLVRVEESQFLEIAWGLANSKQPFLWVVRPGSVEGSEWLECLPDGFLERIVEGRGYIVKWAPQQDVLAHPATGGFWTHSGWNSTLESICEGVPMICSPSFGDQLLNARYVSDVWKIGVKLENGFERGEIQSAIKKVMADEEGLEFRNKIVNIKGKVNFCLKKGGSSYSSLEDLVNYILSF